A genomic stretch from Arachis stenosperma cultivar V10309 chromosome 3, arast.V10309.gnm1.PFL2, whole genome shotgun sequence includes:
- the LOC130970470 gene encoding uncharacterized protein LOC130970470 isoform X2, protein MDYSVAALKVVCSQLQHAREVQNHSQSSYTLGGILFQRVWLQGVLVSDTPLVLDDGTGVIELSVGRDFLHRHWQPGMYVMVVGGYVVGTGDAPMVKVHKIVDLSSWPDREAMWYLEVMEAYKLFYQPLIEDFI, encoded by the exons atggatTACAGCGTAGCAGCGTTGAAGGTGGTGTGCTCGCAGCTGCAGCACGCGCGTGAGGTTCAAAATCACTCTCAAAGCAGTTACACACTCGGTGGCATCCTCTTCCAACGCGTTTGGTTGCAG GGCGTTTTGGTCTCCGACACTCCTCTGGTTCTCGATGACGGCACCGGAGTCATTGAGCTGTCCGTCGGCCGCGATTTCCTCCACCGCCATTGGCAACCTG GGATGTATGTGATGGTAGTTGGAGGTTATGTTGTCGGTACCGGAGACGCTCCCATGGTAAAG GTTCATAAGATTGTTGATCTTTCATCATGGCCTGATCGAGAGGCAATGTGGTATCTTGAAGTGATGGAGGCATATAAACTCTTCTATCAGCCTCTTATTGAAGATTTCATCTAA
- the LOC130970470 gene encoding uncharacterized protein LOC130970470 isoform X1, giving the protein MDYSVAALKVVCSQLQHAREVQNHSQSSYTLGGILFQRVWLQGVLVSDTPLVLDDGTGVIELSVGRDFLHRHWQPGMYVMVVGGYVVGTGDAPMVKIRQRQLYLYKVEGTKEETNNVKWQESCNNYLPENRPTP; this is encoded by the exons atggatTACAGCGTAGCAGCGTTGAAGGTGGTGTGCTCGCAGCTGCAGCACGCGCGTGAGGTTCAAAATCACTCTCAAAGCAGTTACACACTCGGTGGCATCCTCTTCCAACGCGTTTGGTTGCAG GGCGTTTTGGTCTCCGACACTCCTCTGGTTCTCGATGACGGCACCGGAGTCATTGAGCTGTCCGTCGGCCGCGATTTCCTCCACCGCCATTGGCAACCTG GGATGTATGTGATGGTAGTTGGAGGTTATGTTGTCGGTACCGGAGACGCTCCCATGGTAAAG ATTAGACAGAGGCAGCTTTACCTTTATAAAGTGGAAGGGACCAAAGAGGAAACAAACAACGTAAAGTGGCAAGAGTCTTGCAACAATTACTTACCAGAGAATAGACCCACTCCCTAA
- the LOC130969769 gene encoding GDSL esterase/lipase At5g22810-like, with protein MGYSRSSIFRSFVVVVVVFVALVVNVGNGQLVPALFIFGDSVVDVGNNNHRLTLVKANFPPYGRDFQNHYPTGRFCNGKLATDFIVEILGFTSYPPAYMDLKPRGKNLLNGTNFASAASGYLDATATLYNAVSLSHQLEYYKDCQNQLVETAGQSKAASIISDAIYIVTAGSSDFIQNFYINPLLNKVYTADKFSDLLLQRYSNFIQNLHALGARRIGVTTLPPMGCLPACITLFNPHSNECVSNFNNDAINFNAKLNATSQKLRQMLPGLNLVILDIYQPLYDLVTKPQDYGFSEARRGCCGTGLVETAILCNKKSIGTCANATEYVFWDGLHPTEAANQVLANDLLAAGISLIS; from the exons ATGGGGTATTCAAGGAGTTCTATATTTCGTTCCTTTGTTGTTGTAgttgttgtttttgttgctTTGGTGGTGAATGTGGGGAATGGACAACTAGTTCCTGCATTGTTCATATTTGGGGACTCAGTTGTTGATGTTGGCAACAATAACCACCGATTAACTCTTGTTAAAGCAAACTTCCCTCCTTATGGAAGAGACTTCCAAAATCACTATCCAACGGGAAGGTTCTGCAATGGAAAGCTGGCCACAGATTTCATTG TTGAGATTCTTGGATTTACCTCTTATCCACCAGCTTACATGGACTTAAAGCCTAGAGGAAAAAACCTCTTGAATGGAACTAACTTTGCCTCAGCTGCTTCTGGTTACTTAGATGCTACAGCCACACTATAT AATGCTGTTTCATTGAGCCATCAGCTGGAATATTACAAGGATTGTCAGAACCAATTGGTGGAAACAGCAGGGCAATCAAAGGCTGCATCAATTATATCTGATGCTATATATATTGTTACCGCAGGCAGCAGTGACTTTATTCAAAACTTTTACATAAATCCTTTGCTAAACAAGGTTTATACAGCTGATAAATTCTCGGATCTTCTCTTGCAACGCTACTCCAATTTCATTCAG AATTTGCATGCACTAGGAGCAAGGAGAATAGGTGTAACAACATTGCCTCCAATGGGTTGTTTGCCAGCATGCATAACTCTGTTTAATCCTCACAGCAACGAATGCGTGTCGAATTTCAACAATGATGCTATCAACTTCAATGCAAAGCTGAATGCAACTTCTCAGAAGTTGAGACAAATGCTTCCTGGACTCAACTTGGTCATCCTTGATATCTATCAGCCTCTCTATGACCTTGTCACTAAGCCCCAAGACTATG GATTTTCTGAAGCAAGGAGAGGTTGTTGTGGAACGGGGCTGGTAGAGACAGCAATATTGTGCAACAAGAAGTCCATAGGAACATGTGCTAATGCAACTGAGTATGTATTCTGGGATGGTCTTCATCCCACAGAGGCTGCAAACCAAGTTTTGGCCAATGATTTGTTAGCTGCTGGCATTTCTCTCATATCCTAA
- the LOC130968976 gene encoding putative phospholipid:diacylglycerol acyltransferase 2: MDPPGIRVRAVPGLVAADNFVPAYSFWSLLIQNLAKFGYEGKNLYMTSYDWRLSFQNTEEIACDDVWTEHDEMSRESTQKVATEKRT; this comes from the exons ATGGATCCACCAGGCATTAGAGTGAGGGCAGTACCTGGGCTTGTTGCTGCAGATAACTTTGTTCCTGCTTATTCCTTTTGGTCTCTGTTAATTCAAAATTTGGCAAAATTTGGATATGAAGGGAAGAACTTGTACATGACTTCCTATGACTGGAGACTTTCTTTCCAAAATACTGAG GAAATTGCATGTGATGATGTATGGACTGAACATGATGAGATGAGCAGAGAAAGCACCCAAAAAGTTGCTACAGAAAAG AGAACTTAG
- the LOC130970737 gene encoding aspartic proteinase 36-like isoform X1, translated as MPAALLFSAVLLLLLAPAVWPSPVTLPLERAFPTNHGVELSQLKAWDSVRHRRLLQQTTTTYVVDFPVRGTFDPSQVGLYYTKVRLGSPPREFHVQIDTGSDVLWVSCGSCNGCPETSGLQIQLNYFDPGSSSTSSLISCLDQRCRSGEESSDTSCSTQSNQCTYTFQYGDGSGTSGYYVSDLMHFASIFEGSVTANSSTPIVFGCSNLQTGELTKSDRAIDGIFGFGQQEMSVISQLSSQGIAPRVFSHCLKGDNSGGGILVLGDIVEPNIIYSPLVPSQPHYNLNLQSISVNGQPLPIDPTVFATSSNRGTIIDSGTTLAYLAEEAYNPFVNAIVAAVPPSVRTVLSKGSPCFLISSSVSDTFPQVSLNFAGGASLVLRPQDYLIQQNPIVDGAVWCIGFQKIPGEGITILGDLVLKDKIFIYDLAHQRIGWTNYDCSLSVNVTASTGGGRSEFVNAGELSGSTSLQDGPHKLIHIGVMAFFLYLLVL; from the exons ATGCCTGCCGCACTTCTCTTCTCCGCCGTACTGCTGCTTCTTCTAGCTCCGGCGGTGTGGCCTTCTCCGGTGACTCTCCCGCTCGAGCGAGCTTTTCCGACGAACCATGGAGTGGAGTTGAGCCAGCTCAAAGCATGGGACTCTGTCAGACATCGAAGGCTGTTGCAGCAAACAACAACTACCTATGTTGTCGATTTCCCTGTTAGGGGCACCTTCGATCCATCCCAAGTCGG GCTTTACTATACAAAGGTGAGGTTGGGTTCTCCTCCAAGGGAGTTTCATGTGCAGATTGACACTGGCAGTGATGTTCTTTGGGTTAGTTGTGGTTCCTGCAATGGTTGCCCTGAGACAAGTGGCCTTCAA ATTCAGCTCAATTATTTCGACCCGGGGAGTTCATCAACATCCTCATTGATCTCTTGTTTGGACCAAAGGTGTAGGAGTGGAGAGGAGTCCTCGGATACGAGCTGTTCTACTCAGAGCAACCAATGCACTTACACATTCCAGTATGGAGATGGTAGTGGGACTTCAGGCTATTATGTATCAGACTTGATGCATTTTGCAAGTATTTTCGAGGGATCCGTGACAGCAAATTCTTCGACGCCTATAGTTTTCGG TTGTAGCAATCTACAGACCGGGGAGTTGACTAAGTCTGATAGAGCGATTGATGGAATATTTGGATTTGGGCAGCAGGAAATGTCTGTCATCTCCCAGCTCTCTTCGCAAGGAATAGCCCCGAGAGTGTTCTCGCATTGCCTGAAGGGTGATAATAGTGGTGGGGGGATATTGGTACTCGGAGATATTGTGGAACCAAACATAATTTATAGTCCACTTGTTCCATCACA GCCTCATTACAATTTAAATCTGCAGAGCATCTCTGTCAATGGTCAACCATTGCCAATTGATCCTACAGTTTTTGCTACATCAAGCAACAGAGGTACCATTATAGATTCTGGAACAACTTTGGCATACCTTGCCGAAGAGGCTTACAACCCGTTTGTCAATGCG ATTGTAGCTGCAGTTCCACCATCTGTACGCACTGTTCTTTCCAAGGGAAGTCCGTGCTTCTTAATATCCAGCAG TGTTTCCGACACATTTCCTCAAGTAAGTCTGAATTTTGCCGGTGGTGCATCTTTGGTTCTAAGACCACAGGACTACCTCATACAACAGAATCCTATT GTTGATGGAGCAGTGTGGTGTATTGGCTTTCAAAAAATCCCAGGTGAAGGCATAACAATTCTAGGAG ACCTtgtattaaaagataaaatttttatctatGATCTTGCTCATCAGCGCATTGGGTGGACTAACTATGACT GTTCGTTGTCCGTTAACGTCACTGCATCAACGGGGGGAGGAAGAAGTGAATTTGTGAATGCAGGAGAGCTAAGTGGAAGCACTTCGTTACAAGATGGACCTCACAAGTTGATACACATTGGGGTCATGGCTTTCTTCTTATACCTTCTAGTTTTGTAG
- the LOC130970737 gene encoding aspartic proteinase 36-like isoform X2 gives MFFGLVVVPAMVALRQVAFKILLQIQLNYFDPGSSSTSSLISCLDQRCRSGEESSDTSCSTQSNQCTYTFQYGDGSGTSGYYVSDLMHFASIFEGSVTANSSTPIVFGCSNLQTGELTKSDRAIDGIFGFGQQEMSVISQLSSQGIAPRVFSHCLKGDNSGGGILVLGDIVEPNIIYSPLVPSQPHYNLNLQSISVNGQPLPIDPTVFATSSNRGTIIDSGTTLAYLAEEAYNPFVNAIVAAVPPSVRTVLSKGSPCFLISSSVSDTFPQVSLNFAGGASLVLRPQDYLIQQNPIVDGAVWCIGFQKIPGEGITILGDLVLKDKIFIYDLAHQRIGWTNYDCSLSVNVTASTGGGRSEFVNAGELSGSTSLQDGPHKLIHIGVMAFFLYLLVL, from the exons ATGTTCTTTGGGTTAGTTGTGGTTCCTGCAATGGTTGCCCTGAGACAAGTGGCCTTCAA AATTTTGTTGCAGATTCAGCTCAATTATTTCGACCCGGGGAGTTCATCAACATCCTCATTGATCTCTTGTTTGGACCAAAGGTGTAGGAGTGGAGAGGAGTCCTCGGATACGAGCTGTTCTACTCAGAGCAACCAATGCACTTACACATTCCAGTATGGAGATGGTAGTGGGACTTCAGGCTATTATGTATCAGACTTGATGCATTTTGCAAGTATTTTCGAGGGATCCGTGACAGCAAATTCTTCGACGCCTATAGTTTTCGG TTGTAGCAATCTACAGACCGGGGAGTTGACTAAGTCTGATAGAGCGATTGATGGAATATTTGGATTTGGGCAGCAGGAAATGTCTGTCATCTCCCAGCTCTCTTCGCAAGGAATAGCCCCGAGAGTGTTCTCGCATTGCCTGAAGGGTGATAATAGTGGTGGGGGGATATTGGTACTCGGAGATATTGTGGAACCAAACATAATTTATAGTCCACTTGTTCCATCACA GCCTCATTACAATTTAAATCTGCAGAGCATCTCTGTCAATGGTCAACCATTGCCAATTGATCCTACAGTTTTTGCTACATCAAGCAACAGAGGTACCATTATAGATTCTGGAACAACTTTGGCATACCTTGCCGAAGAGGCTTACAACCCGTTTGTCAATGCG ATTGTAGCTGCAGTTCCACCATCTGTACGCACTGTTCTTTCCAAGGGAAGTCCGTGCTTCTTAATATCCAGCAG TGTTTCCGACACATTTCCTCAAGTAAGTCTGAATTTTGCCGGTGGTGCATCTTTGGTTCTAAGACCACAGGACTACCTCATACAACAGAATCCTATT GTTGATGGAGCAGTGTGGTGTATTGGCTTTCAAAAAATCCCAGGTGAAGGCATAACAATTCTAGGAG ACCTtgtattaaaagataaaatttttatctatGATCTTGCTCATCAGCGCATTGGGTGGACTAACTATGACT GTTCGTTGTCCGTTAACGTCACTGCATCAACGGGGGGAGGAAGAAGTGAATTTGTGAATGCAGGAGAGCTAAGTGGAAGCACTTCGTTACAAGATGGACCTCACAAGTTGATACACATTGGGGTCATGGCTTTCTTCTTATACCTTCTAGTTTTGTAG